In Ignavibacteriales bacterium, the following proteins share a genomic window:
- a CDS encoding zf-HC2 domain-containing protein yields the protein MKHKQFEEWLQLSLYDELSEQEQTVLDTHLAACERCRDELQELKKLHATLAHRQLAVIQEPLLQDARRSLRMRIQADSERISLWTKVQSALDGILAPPLQAALGGVATLAIGILVGYFVFRLPAEKNLALRQTAFTSSAMEAGESQITNIRFIDRNVQNGDVEFTFETITPVRLRGNVNDENIQKVLARALVSDQNAGIRLRAVNMIGTQTEQKQIGAPGLDTEVKTALITALLGDRNLGVRREALNVLKNYLPDPVIVRAFLNVLAKETNTGLKITAINSLDLSKYENQPVNREILDMLKNKAQSDDNNYIRTRAKLALQEVQQ from the coding sequence ATGAAACACAAACAGTTTGAAGAATGGCTCCAGCTTTCCTTGTATGATGAGTTAAGTGAACAGGAACAAACAGTTCTTGATACTCATCTCGCTGCATGCGAACGCTGTCGAGATGAATTACAAGAATTGAAAAAACTCCATGCAACGTTGGCACATCGTCAGCTGGCAGTTATTCAGGAGCCGTTGTTGCAGGATGCGCGAAGAAGCCTACGCATGCGAATCCAGGCCGATTCTGAGCGGATATCTCTGTGGACGAAAGTGCAATCCGCTCTCGATGGAATTCTTGCTCCGCCGCTTCAGGCAGCATTGGGTGGAGTTGCAACGCTCGCGATCGGAATTCTTGTTGGCTATTTCGTTTTCAGATTGCCTGCAGAAAAGAACTTGGCACTGCGGCAAACGGCGTTTACATCGTCTGCAATGGAAGCGGGAGAATCTCAGATAACGAATATCCGCTTTATCGATCGTAACGTGCAGAATGGAGATGTCGAGTTCACATTTGAAACCATTACACCGGTGCGGCTTCGCGGCAACGTCAATGATGAGAATATACAGAAAGTACTGGCGCGGGCACTCGTCAGCGATCAGAATGCTGGCATCCGGCTCCGCGCTGTGAATATGATCGGTACACAAACTGAGCAAAAACAGATCGGCGCTCCGGGGCTTGATACAGAAGTGAAAACCGCTCTTATCACTGCATTGCTGGGTGATCGAAATCTTGGTGTGCGGAGGGAAGCTCTCAATGTGCTTAAGAATTATTTGCCGGATCCTGTCATCGTACGTGCATTTCTGAATGTCTTAGCAAAGGAAACAAATACCGGTTTGAAAATTACAGCAATTAATTCGTTGGACTTGTCAAAATATGAAAACCAGCCGGTGAACCGTGAGATTCTTGATATGCTCAAGAACAAGGCTCAATCGGACGATAACAACTATATCAGAACCAGAGCAAAGTTAGCTTTGCAGGAGGTACAACAATGA
- a CDS encoding RNA polymerase sigma factor, producing the protein MSDEQRNSERMAANDTELIMQTQRGNMDAFEQLVQRYDKRVLTIAAGYVNCSDDAKDIYQEVFLRVYKGLPKFQYKSEFSTWLFRITTNVCLSHRMRGRRHSHTSLDQNVNDEDGQPHALKDTLSDNTATDQYAHDAEISMKVEQALKALSPRQRMVFSLKHYDGYKLKEIAGMLKCSEGTVKKYLFEATARLRKQLKEFAD; encoded by the coding sequence ATGTCTGACGAACAAAGGAATTCCGAACGTATGGCAGCCAATGACACTGAACTGATCATGCAAACCCAGCGAGGAAATATGGACGCATTCGAACAGCTTGTGCAACGGTACGATAAGCGGGTTCTGACCATCGCGGCAGGTTATGTAAACTGCTCCGACGATGCAAAAGATATTTATCAGGAGGTCTTCCTCCGGGTGTATAAAGGTTTGCCAAAATTCCAATATAAGAGTGAGTTTTCAACTTGGCTCTTTCGGATTACGACGAATGTCTGCTTGAGCCACCGGATGCGCGGGCGCAGACATTCACATACATCGCTCGATCAGAATGTGAACGATGAAGACGGCCAGCCGCATGCATTAAAAGATACGCTGTCCGACAATACGGCGACCGATCAGTACGCGCACGATGCAGAGATTTCGATGAAGGTAGAACAGGCGCTGAAGGCTCTCTCGCCGCGCCAGAGGATGGTTTTTTCACTCAAGCACTATGATGGTTACAAGTTGAAAGAGATTGCCGGCATGCTGAAATGCAGCGAAGGAACTGTAAAAAAGTATTTGTTTGAAGCGACGGCGCGTTTAAGAAAACAATTAAAAGAATTTGCGGATTGA
- a CDS encoding DUF1028 domain-containing protein, protein MKQDNESDHLIKTSLTIYDIDHFIYLWKRNDGMNNTNHRITKLQSILIVVFMIFIVLISFQTLLHAQSTAGKSHQLVETFSIVGRDSVTSELGVAVASRFFAVGSVVPWAKADVGAVATQSFVNTSFGWRGLDLLEQGATAQQAMDILLKSDPESQKRQCGIVSANGTSATHTGSECLQWAGGRSGSNYAIQGNILAGEAVVIAMESAFLNTKGTLAERLYAALLAGDSQGGDSRGKQSAALLVVKKNAGYGGYTDRAIDIRVDDNTEPFRELGRLLNYAQMNYSWNEAWTLFMQKEFAKSLPLMERTALLGPENAEVLYDLAVIRLAAGKKEASLQAVVKSLRLNPKLKQQASKDPDLKSLQNDSTFQAMVK, encoded by the coding sequence ATGAAACAGGACAATGAAAGTGACCATTTAATCAAAACTTCTTTGACAATTTATGATATCGATCATTTTATCTATCTTTGGAAAAGGAATGATGGTATGAACAACACGAATCATCGCATCACTAAACTCCAGTCCATTCTTATAGTGGTTTTCATGATCTTCATTGTGCTGATATCTTTTCAAACTCTTCTTCATGCTCAATCCACGGCGGGAAAAAGCCACCAGCTCGTCGAGACCTTTTCGATCGTCGGACGTGATTCTGTAACAAGCGAGCTCGGTGTCGCAGTCGCCTCGCGTTTCTTTGCAGTTGGGAGCGTAGTTCCATGGGCAAAAGCAGATGTAGGCGCGGTTGCCACACAATCTTTCGTGAATACATCATTTGGATGGCGGGGATTGGATTTGCTTGAACAAGGAGCGACAGCTCAACAAGCGATGGATATTCTTTTGAAATCAGATCCCGAAAGTCAGAAGCGTCAATGCGGGATAGTTTCAGCGAATGGAACATCAGCCACACACACCGGCTCTGAATGTTTACAGTGGGCTGGCGGCCGCAGCGGAAGCAATTATGCCATTCAGGGAAATATTCTTGCGGGGGAAGCAGTTGTCATTGCAATGGAATCAGCATTCCTGAATACGAAGGGGACTCTTGCGGAGAGACTTTATGCGGCACTTCTTGCTGGAGACTCTCAAGGTGGAGATTCGAGAGGAAAACAATCCGCGGCATTACTCGTCGTGAAGAAGAACGCAGGTTACGGCGGTTATACAGACCGTGCGATAGATATCCGCGTCGATGATAATACTGAGCCGTTCAGAGAACTCGGCAGACTGTTGAACTATGCTCAGATGAATTATTCGTGGAATGAAGCCTGGACACTTTTCATGCAAAAAGAATTCGCTAAATCACTTCCGCTCATGGAGCGTACCGCACTTCTCGGACCTGAGAATGCCGAAGTGCTCTACGACCTTGCAGTCATCAGGCTTGCTGCCGGAAAGAAAGAAGCTTCTCTACAGGCAGTAGTAAAATCACTCCGTCTTAATCCGAAACTGAAACAGCAAGCCTCGAAGGACCCCGACCTCAAGTCGCTGCAGAATGATTCGACATTCCAAGCAATGGTTAAGTGA
- a CDS encoding alpha/beta hydrolase, with product MNIIYNLFILSVLFLIQATFVLLVAGPLILLKPIRRKKDWYARFTNLLEPKDAGLPQENVIVETFDEFKLHCWFVRQKKKARGTIIYLHGVGDCKTAGVAFAQALYNRGFNIFLYDSRAHGQSEGYYCTYGFYEKHDVSAVISYLQSRTDVKIGKIGIFGTSMGGAVAIQAAALDSRIACVVSEGSYTALRIVFVDYQKRIIKLPWHFLRNIALVQSQKMANFKARLVAPVEDIKRVHMPVLIVHGKNDSFIKSDYSKLLYEAANEPKHLLLIEGAGHNDVWEAGGEMYENSLASFFEEHLP from the coding sequence ATGAATATCATCTATAACCTGTTCATTCTGTCCGTCCTCTTTCTTATTCAGGCAACATTTGTACTTCTCGTTGCCGGCCCGCTCATTCTCTTAAAACCTATTCGGCGCAAGAAGGATTGGTATGCACGATTCACGAATCTTTTGGAACCGAAAGATGCCGGACTTCCTCAAGAAAATGTGATTGTCGAGACATTTGATGAATTTAAATTACACTGCTGGTTTGTGCGGCAGAAAAAGAAAGCGCGCGGTACGATCATTTACCTCCATGGTGTCGGTGATTGTAAAACCGCAGGTGTAGCGTTTGCGCAAGCTCTCTACAACAGAGGATTCAATATATTTCTCTATGATTCTCGTGCGCATGGTCAAAGCGAAGGGTATTATTGCACCTACGGCTTTTATGAAAAGCACGATGTCTCGGCAGTGATTTCATACTTGCAGTCAAGAACAGATGTGAAGATTGGCAAGATTGGCATTTTTGGAACATCGATGGGCGGAGCAGTGGCAATTCAAGCCGCCGCACTTGATTCCCGGATTGCTTGCGTTGTTTCAGAGGGAAGCTATACGGCATTGCGGATTGTTTTCGTTGACTACCAAAAACGGATTATCAAACTTCCATGGCATTTCCTGCGGAACATTGCACTGGTGCAATCTCAAAAAATGGCAAACTTCAAAGCAAGACTTGTTGCACCTGTTGAAGACATTAAACGTGTACACATGCCGGTGCTCATCGTTCATGGGAAAAACGATTCGTTCATTAAATCTGACTACTCCAAGCTGCTGTATGAAGCCGCCAACGAACCAAAGCACCTTCTCCTCATCGAAGGCGCCGGCCATAACGATGTGTGGGAAGCCGGCGGTGAGATGTACGAAAATTCCCTTGCCTCGTTTTTTGAAGAACATCTTCCTTGA
- a CDS encoding ORF6N domain-containing protein, whose amino-acid sequence MQDKQTCLIKSKAIIPVNLIEQRIFIIRGVKVMIDRDIAELYGAETKYLNRQVRRNRDRFPHEFVFRLTIKEKEELVTNWHRFELLKHSTALPHAFTEHGIAMLATVLKSQQAVHMSILIVKTFVRLREILIFHRKISQILIEKSFPLLAGKD is encoded by the coding sequence ATGCAAGACAAACAAACGTGTTTAATAAAAAGTAAGGCAATCATACCAGTCAATTTGATTGAACAACGCATTTTTATAATACGTGGAGTAAAGGTAATGATTGATAGAGACATTGCTGAACTCTATGGAGCAGAGACAAAATATCTCAATCGACAAGTCAGACGTAACCGCGACCGTTTTCCTCATGAGTTTGTCTTTAGATTAACGATAAAAGAAAAAGAAGAACTGGTGACAAATTGGCACCGGTTCGAATTACTTAAACATTCTACTGCTCTACCACATGCTTTTACAGAACATGGTATTGCAATGTTAGCTACTGTTTTAAAAAGTCAACAAGCAGTACACATGAGTATTCTCATCGTTAAAACTTTTGTCCGACTTCGTGAAATTCTAATTTTCCATCGGAAAATTTCTCAGATTCTAATAGAGAAATCATTCCCTCTCCTCGCAGGAAAGGATTAG
- a CDS encoding M28 family metallopeptidase has product MKFFLTLLFIIPSLCAQTQFSSDSALSYLKTISVTIGARPMGSPNERQAILFALNKFREFGLSDVSLMEIASAENDMTRSSVNTKSGIAIGVLRGKTNRIIVIGGHIDSAGPDIPGANDDGSGAASVIELARVLSKEQHQSTLVFCLFGGEEAGLVGSKYFVRHFPHLDSVALMLQLDMANGTGWLIPTLDCKTGNTPVWLVQAAYDEFNKLGYSGLSYPTHFFTSMSSLPGGGVGSDHEPFLEKNIPAIDFTSSLNDPIHTQQDDFEHFKPSGLKQSGDLINALVHRFDNGVPAEKTSSYYLLQIGNHLLFLPIWLLTAFITLSIILALGVLIVVRKRRTEAERSQRPKVPALKLFLFAIIIQSCVWLSESVVGLIKGLRYPWIAHPEGYFVLGFFAALMGIAVSLKLTPRIRLSHDPYRWFLRIVVFLFIFIFLFSLIGAKVALYPAIALFFLALAMIVKRPWLKLLFWFVSPHFMFRLMFSEGFVFLGRTMALHATQLTWMYVALNIFYILFFALWSFPFLLGFAAIYFDSSINLLWLKQWRTRRGLLALCASFLACLIILLFVPSYSDEWRQSIAINQSLDLNTEKGKVMLKSNEYLKDLRVHLADKDTNISSWDREILLKEFTFDRAPWIHLEHTNIISSDSNTTFDILAKVHFKYRPISFTLTYSTGKNKFENVSSMDAVNITDHTISLQWKSLPDTVMMIPIHFRVAKADSVTETIEAKFTEMIEPIRIEKELTNIIPQTTVRRTEVIKR; this is encoded by the coding sequence ATGAAATTCTTCCTTACTCTTCTATTTATCATTCCATCTCTCTGTGCGCAAACACAATTTTCATCAGATAGTGCTCTTTCCTACCTTAAAACTATTTCTGTGACAATCGGAGCGAGGCCCATGGGCTCGCCGAATGAAAGGCAGGCAATACTCTTTGCCCTTAACAAGTTTCGCGAGTTCGGGTTGAGCGATGTGTCCTTGATGGAAATAGCTTCAGCTGAAAACGATATGACGCGTTCATCAGTCAACACGAAAAGCGGTATCGCAATCGGTGTGCTGCGCGGGAAGACAAATCGCATTATTGTCATTGGTGGGCATATCGATTCCGCAGGGCCGGACATCCCCGGTGCGAACGATGACGGATCAGGCGCAGCATCTGTTATAGAGCTTGCGCGCGTTCTCTCAAAAGAACAGCATCAATCCACACTTGTCTTCTGCCTTTTCGGCGGAGAAGAAGCCGGACTTGTCGGGTCAAAATATTTTGTTCGACATTTTCCGCACCTCGACAGCGTTGCGCTGATGCTGCAATTAGATATGGCAAATGGCACCGGTTGGTTGATTCCGACGTTAGACTGCAAGACAGGCAACACTCCGGTTTGGCTTGTGCAGGCGGCATATGATGAGTTTAATAAACTCGGTTACTCCGGATTATCATATCCCACTCATTTTTTTACGTCGATGAGCTCTTTACCTGGCGGAGGTGTCGGATCTGATCACGAACCTTTTTTAGAAAAGAACATTCCTGCCATCGATTTCACCTCTAGTTTAAACGATCCAATCCACACACAGCAGGATGACTTCGAGCATTTCAAACCCAGCGGTCTAAAACAAAGCGGCGATCTTATAAACGCACTCGTTCACAGGTTTGATAATGGCGTACCAGCAGAAAAAACCAGCAGCTATTATCTTTTGCAAATCGGAAACCACCTGCTCTTTCTTCCGATATGGTTATTAACTGCCTTCATTACTCTTTCAATCATTCTTGCACTCGGTGTTCTCATTGTTGTAAGGAAGCGGCGTACCGAAGCCGAAAGAAGCCAACGTCCTAAAGTACCAGCGCTTAAACTTTTTCTATTCGCAATCATTATTCAGTCCTGCGTATGGCTTTCGGAAAGTGTTGTCGGACTTATCAAAGGCTTGCGTTATCCCTGGATTGCACATCCGGAAGGATATTTCGTTCTTGGATTTTTTGCAGCGCTCATGGGAATTGCAGTCTCACTCAAACTCACTCCGCGCATTCGACTGAGTCACGACCCGTACCGATGGTTTCTCCGTATTGTTGTCTTCCTCTTCATATTTATATTTCTTTTTTCATTAATCGGTGCAAAGGTGGCGTTGTATCCGGCAATTGCGCTTTTCTTCCTCGCACTTGCAATGATTGTCAAACGACCATGGCTCAAGCTTCTCTTCTGGTTTGTCTCGCCGCATTTTATGTTCCGATTGATGTTTTCAGAAGGATTCGTTTTTCTTGGACGAACTATGGCGTTGCATGCCACTCAACTGACTTGGATGTACGTTGCTTTGAACATTTTCTATATTTTGTTCTTTGCGCTTTGGTCGTTTCCCTTTTTGCTTGGTTTTGCTGCAATCTATTTTGATAGCAGCATTAATCTCTTATGGCTGAAACAATGGCGAACTCGAAGGGGACTTTTGGCTTTGTGTGCATCATTCCTGGCCTGCTTAATAATTCTTCTGTTTGTTCCCTCCTATTCCGATGAATGGCGGCAAAGTATCGCCATTAATCAGTCGTTGGATTTGAACACTGAAAAAGGAAAGGTGATGCTGAAAAGCAACGAATATCTCAAAGATCTCCGCGTGCATCTTGCTGATAAAGACACAAATATTTCATCGTGGGATAGAGAAATTCTTTTAAAGGAATTTACGTTCGATCGAGCACCTTGGATTCATCTCGAGCATACGAACATTATTTCTTCAGACTCAAATACGACATTCGATATATTGGCGAAAGTTCACTTCAAATATCGTCCTATTAGTTTTACTCTCACCTACAGCACCGGGAAGAACAAGTTTGAGAACGTATCCTCAATGGATGCTGTAAATATCACCGATCATACTATCTCCTTGCAGTGGAAATCATTGCCGGATACCGTGATGATGATACCAATTCATTTTAGAGTGGCGAAAGCAGACAGCGTTACCGAGACGATTGAGGCAAAGTTTACGGAGATGATAGAGCCCATACGAATCGAGAAAGAGCTTACCAATATTATACCGCAAACGACGGTGCGGCGGACAGAAGTCATCAAACGGTAA
- the rlmD gene encoding 23S rRNA (uracil(1939)-C(5))-methyltransferase RlmD, giving the protein MLKRGDEVQLEITDAAFEGKAVARHEGLVVFVENAVPGDVVIAKLLKIKKSYAEAKVVRIERPSPLRVEPRCKYFGVCGGCKWQHMDYQAQLRFKQQQVVDSFERIGGFSNLDVLPIVGADEIYFYRGKMEYSFAEKQWLTEKPSPNDDFRLPIEETKIQISAPEAHASSVHNSPSPIFLGLHVPQRYDKVLDIDECHLQSVVSNQILNLTRDFARQNHLNVYDSDRNSGYLRFLVIRESKKTKEVMVNLVTFENRTDTMKQYAAELTAQVGQVTTVVNTINSKKSQIAFGETENVYFGNGWIHERLGSHNFSISASSFFQTNVAQAEKLYSVVKDFSEFKLTDIVYDLYSGTGSIAIFISDSVKEVIGIESVESAIHDAEKNAQSNGITNCHFLLGDLKDRLTKDTLWMSSHPKPDVLVIDPPRNGMHPKVVEEILGLAPERIVYVSCNPATQARDVKLLCAEKYQLIKLQPVDMFPHTFHIENVALLHRR; this is encoded by the coding sequence ATGCTAAAACGCGGCGATGAGGTACAACTTGAAATTACTGATGCCGCATTCGAGGGCAAAGCCGTTGCCCGCCATGAAGGATTGGTCGTCTTCGTTGAAAATGCTGTCCCCGGCGATGTGGTCATTGCGAAGCTGTTGAAAATCAAGAAAAGTTATGCAGAGGCGAAGGTTGTCCGTATTGAACGTCCATCGCCGTTGCGTGTGGAGCCGCGCTGTAAGTACTTTGGAGTTTGCGGCGGATGCAAATGGCAACATATGGATTATCAAGCACAGCTTCGGTTTAAACAGCAGCAGGTGGTTGATTCATTTGAACGAATCGGCGGTTTTTCCAACCTCGATGTCCTTCCTATCGTTGGTGCGGATGAAATTTATTTCTACCGCGGCAAAATGGAATATTCGTTTGCTGAAAAACAATGGCTGACGGAAAAGCCATCTCCGAATGACGATTTTCGATTGCCGATTGAAGAAACCAAAATACAAATTTCTGCGCCAGAGGCGCATGCGTCTTCGGTGCACAATTCCCCATCTCCAATCTTTTTAGGGTTGCACGTTCCGCAGCGGTATGATAAGGTTCTGGATATTGATGAATGTCACTTGCAGTCTGTTGTTTCCAATCAGATTCTGAACTTAACGCGTGATTTCGCTAGGCAGAATCATCTTAACGTATATGATTCGGATCGCAACAGCGGCTATCTTCGCTTCCTCGTTATTCGCGAGAGCAAGAAGACAAAAGAAGTGATGGTAAATCTCGTGACATTTGAAAACAGAACGGATACGATGAAACAATATGCGGCAGAGTTGACAGCACAAGTTGGGCAAGTGACGACAGTAGTGAACACGATTAACAGCAAGAAATCACAAATTGCATTTGGGGAAACAGAGAATGTCTATTTCGGTAATGGGTGGATTCATGAGCGGTTGGGCAGCCATAACTTTTCTATCTCAGCAAGTTCATTTTTCCAGACGAACGTAGCGCAAGCAGAGAAACTCTATAGTGTGGTGAAAGATTTTAGTGAGTTCAAATTGACAGATATTGTGTACGATCTTTATTCTGGAACGGGTTCCATTGCTATTTTCATTTCGGATTCAGTAAAGGAAGTTATTGGTATTGAATCTGTTGAGAGCGCAATTCATGATGCAGAAAAGAATGCACAGTCAAATGGTATTACGAATTGCCATTTCTTGCTTGGAGATTTAAAAGATCGGTTGACCAAAGATACGTTGTGGATGTCATCTCATCCGAAACCGGATGTGCTCGTCATCGATCCGCCCCGGAATGGTATGCATCCGAAAGTTGTAGAGGAAATTCTTGGATTGGCGCCGGAACGTATCGTGTATGTGAGCTGTAATCCTGCAACGCAGGCGCGCGATGTGAAATTACTCTGTGCTGAAAAATATCAGTTGATCAAACTTCAACCGGTAGATATGTTTCCGCATACATTCCACATCGAGAATGTAGCGCTGTTACACAGAAGGTAA
- a CDS encoding phosphoglucomutase/phosphomannomutase family protein, whose product MTPKIKFGTDGWRGVIADDFTFENIAKVALATANHYKKHKKIKNGIVIGYDSRFLSREFAEKVAEVLGNRGIKVILSDKISSTPMVSLLTKKLNAAGGIVITASHNPARYNGFKIKGDFGGPAFPETIEKVEKELKKVIKVKVESKKTFAELVEKGIIKKIDFTSVYIEDIKSKINVDLIKSAGIKIAYDAMHGAGQGVMDQILPLKVSIRGDFNPSFGGSHPEPLPQHTPGLIEAIVKNSCDIGIATDGDADRIGAFDEKGNFVDSHRIFALLLKYFVEEKKMTGEVAKSFSVSQIIDKMCKKYGLVLHETPVGFKYLCRLMVESNILIAAEESGGLAVKGHLPERDGTYIGLLLAEIMATRKKKLSELVTELMDEFGWYYFNRNDAHLTEKEKNRIMAFYKKGPKQIAGFPIQRIETKDGFKLFVENGWVLVRASGTEPLIRFYAEAETPEKVETLLKAARGV is encoded by the coding sequence ATGACACCAAAAATTAAATTCGGAACAGACGGCTGGCGCGGTGTTATTGCCGACGACTTTACATTTGAAAACATAGCGAAGGTTGCGCTTGCGACAGCGAACCATTACAAAAAGCACAAGAAAATCAAGAATGGCATCGTGATCGGTTATGATTCGCGTTTCTTGTCGAGAGAGTTTGCCGAAAAAGTTGCCGAAGTGCTGGGCAATCGCGGCATTAAGGTCATTCTTTCCGATAAAATTTCTTCAACACCAATGGTGTCTTTGCTAACGAAGAAATTGAATGCGGCAGGCGGTATTGTCATTACTGCAAGCCACAATCCGGCAAGGTACAACGGCTTCAAAATCAAAGGTGATTTTGGCGGTCCCGCTTTTCCGGAGACTATTGAGAAAGTAGAGAAAGAACTTAAAAAAGTCATAAAGGTAAAAGTAGAAAGCAAAAAAACGTTTGCAGAGTTAGTAGAGAAGGGAATTATCAAGAAGATCGACTTCACCTCGGTGTATATCGAAGACATCAAGAGTAAGATTAATGTTGATTTGATCAAATCTGCAGGAATCAAGATTGCGTATGACGCTATGCACGGTGCGGGTCAAGGTGTGATGGATCAAATTCTTCCGTTGAAGGTTTCGATTCGCGGCGATTTCAATCCGTCGTTTGGCGGAAGTCATCCCGAACCATTGCCGCAGCACACACCTGGATTAATCGAAGCAATTGTAAAGAACAGCTGCGATATCGGTATTGCAACTGACGGCGACGCGGACCGCATTGGTGCATTCGATGAGAAAGGAAACTTCGTTGACTCGCATCGTATCTTCGCACTTCTCTTAAAATATTTTGTTGAAGAGAAAAAAATGACCGGTGAAGTGGCGAAATCATTCTCTGTCAGTCAGATCATTGATAAGATGTGCAAGAAATACGGTTTGGTTCTGCACGAAACACCTGTTGGTTTCAAATACCTCTGCCGGCTCATGGTCGAAAGCAACATCCTTATTGCGGCAGAAGAAAGCGGTGGACTCGCTGTCAAAGGGCATCTTCCGGAGCGTGACGGTACCTATATCGGCCTGCTGCTTGCGGAAATCATGGCTACCCGGAAAAAGAAATTATCTGAATTGGTCACCGAGCTCATGGATGAATTTGGCTGGTATTACTTCAACCGGAATGATGCCCATCTTACCGAGAAGGAAAAGAATCGCATTATGGCGTTCTATAAAAAAGGACCGAAGCAGATTGCAGGATTTCCAATTCAACGAATCGAAACCAAGGATGGCTTCAAGCTCTTTGTCGAGAACGGCTGGGTGTTGGTGCGCGCATCTGGAACGGAGCCGCTGATTCGGTTCTACGCGGAAGCAGAAACACCGGAAAAAGTAGAAACATTGTTGAAGGCGGCGCGCGGAGTGTGA
- a CDS encoding mobile mystery protein A: protein MVDLNKKLLLEHLDKKLEKFSVLKEADMPPRGWINAVRTAMNMSLVQLAKRLKKTSVSVKEIEEREQNKTITLNKLMEVAEKLDLQFVYALLPKESSVEKIIEKRALDVAHEIVMRTSHSMKLEEQGNREERLQKAIKDRAEQIKQEMPKYLWD, encoded by the coding sequence ATGGTAGATCTCAATAAAAAACTTTTATTAGAGCATCTTGATAAAAAGCTTGAAAAATTTTCTGTGTTAAAAGAAGCAGACATGCCGCCGCGTGGTTGGATCAACGCGGTTAGAACAGCTATGAATATGTCGTTAGTCCAGCTTGCAAAACGGCTCAAGAAAACTTCGGTCAGCGTTAAAGAGATTGAAGAGCGAGAACAGAACAAAACTATCACGCTGAATAAATTAATGGAAGTCGCTGAGAAACTCGATCTTCAATTTGTGTATGCGCTTCTTCCCAAAGAATCATCCGTCGAAAAAATAATTGAAAAACGTGCTCTGGATGTTGCCCATGAAATTGTAATGAGAACCTCGCACTCTATGAAACTTGAAGAACAGGGAAATAGAGAAGAAAGACTGCAAAAGGCAATCAAAGATCGCGCAGAACAGATTAAACAAGAAATGCCGAAATATTTATGGGATTAG
- a CDS encoding mobile mystery protein B encodes MGLDLDYTDGQTPIDEYEKEGLLIPTITTRGELDEFEQLGVEKAIAWTMKRKPALKQILTEDYIKELHRQMFADVWKWAGEFRTTNKNIGVDKFQTSIELRNLLHDCNYWIDNKIFSEDEIAVRFSHRIVTIHPFANGNGRHSRLLADILVNSGFGKPVFSWGRLNLTNKGEARARYLSALQEADNQNYAPLLQFARE; translated from the coding sequence ATGGGATTAGATCTCGATTACACAGATGGGCAAACTCCAATTGATGAATATGAGAAAGAAGGTTTACTCATACCGACGATTACTACTCGCGGCGAACTTGATGAGTTTGAACAGCTTGGTGTGGAAAAAGCAATTGCATGGACGATGAAAAGAAAACCCGCACTCAAACAAATACTGACTGAGGATTACATAAAGGAACTCCACAGGCAAATGTTTGCTGATGTTTGGAAGTGGGCTGGCGAGTTTAGAACAACAAACAAAAATATTGGTGTTGATAAATTTCAGACCAGTATTGAATTAAGAAATCTTCTTCATGATTGCAACTATTGGATCGATAACAAAATCTTTTCTGAAGATGAAATCGCAGTCAGGTTCAGTCATCGGATTGTCACGATTCATCCTTTTGCTAATGGCAATGGCAGGCATTCCCGCTTACTTGCAGATATTCTCGTCAACAGCGGGTTTGGCAAGCCGGTATTTTCTTGGGGAAGATTAAACCTTACAAACAAGGGAGAAGCTCGTGCTAGATACTTGTCTGCACTTCAAGAGGCAGACAATCAGAATTACGCGCCTTTGCTTCAGTTTGCACGCGAGTAA